In Nitrosococcus oceani ATCC 19707, the following proteins share a genomic window:
- the murC gene encoding UDP-N-acetylmuramate--L-alanine ligase, producing MRRIRRIHFVGIGGVGMGGIAEVLLNLGYQISGSDLRKNQLIQRLLSLGAQIRIGHDPQHVEGCDVVVVSSAIDEDNTEVSAARGRLIPVVPRAEMLAELMRFRYGIAVAGTHGKTTTTSLIAGILGEANLDPTFVIGGQVNSIGANSRLGKGEYLVAEADESDASFLLLQPLLAVITNVDADHMDAYGGDFTALKAAFLEFLHHLPFYGLAVVCLDDPVLRELLPGIGRPVLTYGTCKEADYHLRELKQTQGQTQFQVARPGKDNWLTVVLNLPGAHNALNALAAIAVAHELGIADSAIQRFLKGFSGIGRRFQCYGEIATPAGKVLLVDDYGHHPRELAATLEAIRAGWPERRLVVIFQPHRYTRTRDLFEEFIRVLSQVDVLLLLEVYPAGEAPIGGADSRALWQAIQTHGQVSPILVEDKEIIGEMLFDLLQEGDLLLTVGAGDIGALARRLSISLEGKR from the coding sequence ATGCGGCGGATTCGACGAATTCATTTTGTCGGTATCGGCGGGGTGGGCATGGGTGGAATTGCCGAGGTGCTGCTTAATCTAGGCTATCAGATTTCGGGCTCGGATTTGCGCAAGAATCAGCTCATTCAACGGCTCCTAAGCTTGGGTGCCCAAATTAGGATCGGCCACGACCCTCAACATGTTGAGGGTTGCGATGTGGTAGTAGTTTCAAGTGCTATTGATGAAGATAATACCGAGGTGAGTGCTGCTCGTGGCCGCCTCATTCCGGTAGTGCCACGGGCAGAAATGCTAGCGGAGTTGATGCGCTTCCGGTACGGCATTGCCGTGGCTGGAACCCATGGCAAAACCACGACTACAAGCCTGATTGCCGGGATTCTTGGGGAGGCAAATCTGGATCCCACCTTCGTGATTGGCGGCCAAGTGAATAGTATTGGTGCTAATAGCCGGCTAGGGAAGGGTGAATATTTAGTGGCTGAAGCGGATGAGAGTGATGCCTCTTTTTTGCTGCTGCAGCCCTTGCTGGCGGTCATTACCAATGTGGATGCCGATCATATGGATGCCTACGGGGGGGATTTTACCGCCCTTAAAGCCGCTTTCTTGGAATTTCTGCATCATTTGCCTTTCTACGGTTTAGCCGTGGTATGCCTGGATGATCCTGTATTACGGGAGTTATTGCCCGGCATTGGACGCCCTGTCTTGACTTACGGAACTTGCAAGGAGGCTGATTACCACTTACGGGAATTGAAGCAGACCCAGGGCCAAACCCAGTTCCAGGTGGCTCGTCCAGGCAAGGATAACTGGCTAACCGTGGTTCTGAATTTGCCTGGTGCCCATAATGCCTTAAATGCACTGGCGGCTATTGCAGTAGCCCATGAGTTAGGGATAGCAGATTCCGCTATTCAAAGGTTTTTGAAAGGCTTTTCCGGTATTGGGCGCCGGTTTCAATGCTATGGAGAAATTGCCACGCCAGCAGGAAAGGTGCTCTTGGTGGACGATTATGGGCATCATCCCCGAGAACTCGCCGCTACCTTGGAGGCTATCCGCGCCGGCTGGCCTGAGCGGCGTCTGGTGGTAATCTTTCAGCCTCACCGCTATACCCGAACCCGAGACTTATTTGAAGAATTTATCCGGGTATTATCCCAAGTGGACGTATTGCTTTTGCTGGAAGTTTATCCAGCAGGGGAAGCGCCGATTGGGGGAGCTGACAGCCGTGCTCTATGGCAGGCTATTCAAACCCATGGGCAAGTGAGCCCTATCTTGGTAGAGGATAAGGAAATTATTGGAGAGATGCTGTTTGATCTGTTGCAGGAGGGCGATTTGCTGTTGACGGTAGGTGCCGGTGATATCGGTGCCCTGGCCAGGCGTTTATCCATCTCCTTAGAAGGGAAGCGCTGA
- the murG gene encoding undecaprenyldiphospho-muramoylpentapeptide beta-N-acetylglucosaminyltransferase: MAIRVLIMAGGTGGHIFPALAVADRLRAWGVEVVWMGTRHGLEAELVPKAGYPIEWISIGGLRGKGLTHWLRAPFKLLLALSQALRALRRWQPAVVLGLGGFVSGPGGLGAWLLRRPLLIHEQNAIVGTANRLLAPLAGRVMEAFPGTFPPARKAEWTGNPVRESIEQLSESRARLQARQGCFHLLVLGGSQGARILNETVPQALALLPTKVRPQVWHQCGSRQWEGAVVAYRAAGVEARLVPFIDDMAAAYAWADLVVCRAGALTVAELMAAGIGALLVPFPLAIDDHQRANADYLVVAGAALLLPEKELSPSRLAQEIERLGADYSTFISMAQAARQLHRVGAAQRVAERCLEVASG, encoded by the coding sequence ATGGCAATACGGGTGCTTATCATGGCTGGCGGCACGGGGGGGCATATATTTCCCGCCTTGGCGGTGGCCGATAGGCTCCGGGCATGGGGGGTTGAGGTGGTATGGATGGGAACTCGCCATGGGCTGGAAGCCGAGCTGGTGCCAAAGGCGGGTTATCCTATCGAGTGGATTTCAATTGGTGGTTTGCGTGGTAAGGGTCTAACCCATTGGTTAAGGGCGCCATTCAAATTGTTGCTTGCTTTATCTCAAGCTTTGCGTGCTCTGCGCCGCTGGCAGCCGGCGGTCGTGTTGGGGCTAGGTGGGTTTGTTTCTGGGCCAGGGGGCTTGGGAGCCTGGCTACTGCGGCGGCCTTTGCTGATTCATGAACAAAATGCGATTGTAGGCACGGCCAACCGGTTGCTGGCTCCGCTGGCCGGTCGGGTGATGGAAGCCTTTCCCGGCACTTTTCCTCCCGCGAGAAAGGCTGAATGGACCGGAAACCCAGTGAGGGAAAGTATCGAGCAGCTTTCCGAATCGCGAGCTCGGCTTCAGGCCCGGCAGGGCTGCTTCCACTTGTTAGTTCTTGGCGGTTCCCAGGGGGCACGAATATTAAATGAAACCGTTCCTCAGGCACTGGCCCTGTTGCCCACCAAGGTACGCCCTCAGGTTTGGCATCAGTGCGGTTCTCGGCAGTGGGAAGGGGCGGTGGTTGCTTATCGAGCGGCGGGAGTGGAGGCTCGGTTAGTACCTTTTATTGATGATATGGCGGCGGCTTATGCCTGGGCTGATCTAGTGGTGTGCCGCGCCGGAGCGTTAACGGTGGCAGAGTTAATGGCTGCGGGGATTGGCGCGTTACTGGTGCCGTTTCCATTAGCAATTGATGACCATCAACGAGCTAATGCGGATTATCTTGTTGTGGCGGGGGCTGCTCTACTATTACCGGAAAAGGAGCTATCCCCTTCGCGGCTGGCGCAAGAAATCGAGCGCTTGGGAGCGGATTACTCTACTTTCATAAGCATGGCTCAAGCAGCCCGGCAGCTCCATAGGGTAGGCGCGGCCCAGCGGGTCGCCGAACGTTGCCTGGAGGTAGCTAGTGGTTGA
- the ftsW gene encoding putative lipid II flippase FtsW, which translates to MLNRFLSTRQAARGSVSQPDLYLLGAALALAGLGWVMVGSASLAIADGPRFLWRQGIFLLMGLAAAFVVWRIRLIFWERFGPVLLLFGLGLLLLVLMPGIGVEANGSRRWLAIGPISLQPSELVKLFMVVYFSGYLVRRSYEVRTTVRGFFFPVGVLTLVGLLLLLEPDFGAVVILFATMLGMLFLGGARLWYFVLLAAIGGVGLAALAWGSPYRMERLTSFLDPWSDPLDSGYQLTQALIAFGRGEWFGVGLGNSIQKLFYLPEAHTDFLYAVLAEELGLVGSLAVIALFTVLVYRALLIGRAAERAGRVFGAYLAYGLGIWIGLQAFINLGVNMGVLPTKGLTLPLMSAGGSSIIVTCIAVALILRVDLETRFPKTARRGIK; encoded by the coding sequence ATGTTGAACCGTTTCTTATCTACCCGGCAAGCGGCTCGCGGTAGTGTATCGCAGCCAGATCTCTATTTGCTTGGGGCAGCGCTGGCTTTGGCGGGCCTTGGCTGGGTGATGGTGGGCTCGGCTTCCTTAGCCATTGCCGATGGTCCTCGCTTTCTTTGGCGCCAAGGGATCTTTTTATTGATGGGATTGGCCGCGGCTTTTGTGGTTTGGCGGATACGGTTAATCTTTTGGGAGCGGTTTGGTCCGGTGCTGTTGCTGTTCGGATTGGGGCTATTGTTGCTGGTGTTAATGCCGGGTATTGGCGTAGAGGCCAATGGTAGCCGGCGGTGGCTGGCTATTGGACCTATAAGCCTGCAGCCTTCGGAGTTAGTGAAGTTATTTATGGTGGTTTATTTCTCCGGATATTTGGTGCGCCGCAGTTATGAGGTGCGCACTACCGTAAGGGGGTTTTTCTTCCCGGTAGGGGTATTAACTCTAGTGGGGCTGCTATTACTGCTGGAACCTGATTTTGGCGCGGTAGTTATTCTGTTCGCCACCATGCTGGGAATGCTGTTTCTGGGAGGGGCTCGTCTTTGGTATTTTGTGCTGCTTGCCGCCATAGGGGGAGTGGGACTCGCTGCCCTAGCTTGGGGTTCTCCCTATCGGATGGAGCGGTTAACTTCTTTTCTCGATCCCTGGTCTGATCCTCTAGATAGTGGCTACCAATTGACCCAGGCTTTGATTGCTTTTGGCCGGGGCGAATGGTTTGGGGTGGGATTAGGCAACAGTATTCAAAAATTATTCTATTTGCCCGAGGCCCATACGGATTTTCTCTATGCAGTTTTGGCTGAGGAATTAGGCTTGGTAGGAAGTTTAGCTGTGATTGCCCTGTTTACCGTGCTGGTTTACCGGGCTTTGCTGATTGGGCGGGCAGCGGAGCGGGCAGGTCGTGTTTTCGGTGCTTATCTGGCCTATGGTCTCGGAATCTGGATAGGGTTACAGGCGTTTATCAATTTGGGGGTCAATATGGGAGTGCTTCCCACCAAGGGGTTAACTCTCCCCCTTATGAGCGCGGGGGGTAGTAGCATCATCGTCACCTGCATTGCAGTAGCGCTTATACTGCGGGTGGATCTGGAGACCCGCTTCCCTAAAACCGCCCGGAGAGGCATTAAATAA
- the murD gene encoding UDP-N-acetylmuramoyl-L-alanine--D-glutamate ligase — MLNEPLQPQVAATSVILGLGKTGLSSARFLASRGFSIAVMDSRKSPPGLAALQEQNPDAVLRLGGFDAALIAEAEQLVVSPGVALSEPAILAARARGIPVVGDIELFASYVKAPVIGITGSNGKSTVTSLLEAMARQAGRQVLAGGNLGTPALELLEKPVPDLYILELSSFQLETTYTLDAVAACVLNISPDHMDRYPDLDAYCQAKARIYRGTGTMVINADDFRVASLVQPHRPCLRFTLGMPAVDEYGLQERAGETWLVRGHERLLSARRLPLAGRHNLANALAALALGEAVGLPRAAMLSALQAFSGLPHRCEWLAEVNGVRWYNDSKGTNVGATVAAIEGIPCQGKLILIAGGVGKGADFSPLSKPLIQRARAVVLMGQDASRLEAVLASGPPLYRVNSMDEAVVKANVLAQSGDCVLLSPACASFDMYADFEARGQAFRQAVREILSC; from the coding sequence GTGTTGAATGAACCCCTACAGCCCCAAGTGGCGGCAACTAGCGTGATTCTTGGTCTCGGCAAAACCGGACTATCTAGTGCCCGCTTCCTAGCTAGCCGCGGCTTCTCGATAGCAGTCATGGACAGTCGTAAGTCCCCGCCAGGACTGGCTGCCCTCCAGGAGCAAAATCCTGATGCGGTGCTCCGGCTGGGTGGTTTTGATGCTGCCCTGATAGCGGAGGCCGAACAATTGGTCGTCAGTCCTGGCGTAGCCTTGAGTGAGCCAGCAATCCTGGCAGCTCGGGCAAGAGGAATACCTGTGGTAGGGGATATTGAATTATTTGCTTCCTATGTCAAGGCGCCCGTGATAGGGATCACCGGCTCTAATGGTAAAAGCACTGTGACCTCGCTTCTTGAAGCGATGGCGCGCCAGGCAGGCAGGCAGGTACTCGCGGGTGGCAATTTGGGAACCCCCGCCTTGGAATTGCTAGAAAAGCCGGTGCCGGATCTTTATATCCTGGAATTATCCAGCTTTCAATTGGAAACTACGTATACCCTAGATGCCGTTGCTGCTTGCGTCCTTAATATCAGTCCCGATCATATGGATCGATACCCCGATCTAGATGCCTATTGTCAGGCGAAAGCCAGAATTTACCGGGGGACTGGGACGATGGTTATTAACGCCGATGATTTTCGTGTGGCAAGCCTCGTCCAACCCCATCGGCCTTGCCTTCGATTTACCTTGGGGATGCCGGCTGTTGATGAATACGGCTTACAAGAGCGGGCCGGTGAAACTTGGCTGGTCCGCGGCCATGAGCGGCTGCTATCGGCTCGGCGGTTACCTTTAGCTGGGCGCCATAATCTAGCCAATGCCTTGGCCGCGCTGGCGCTGGGGGAGGCCGTGGGATTGCCTCGCGCTGCGATGTTGTCGGCTTTACAGGCATTCTCCGGTTTACCTCACCGTTGCGAGTGGTTGGCAGAGGTAAACGGGGTGCGCTGGTACAACGACTCCAAAGGAACCAATGTAGGTGCCACGGTAGCTGCGATTGAAGGAATTCCCTGCCAAGGCAAGCTGATACTTATTGCAGGAGGTGTCGGCAAGGGCGCGGATTTTTCTCCTTTATCCAAGCCTTTGATCCAGCGGGCCAGGGCAGTTGTCTTGATGGGTCAAGATGCTTCCCGGTTGGAAGCGGTGTTAGCCAGTGGCCCCCCCCTCTATCGGGTTAATAGCATGGATGAGGCGGTGGTTAAAGCGAATGTCTTGGCCCAATCTGGTGATTGCGTCCTGTTATCGCCTGCCTGCGCTAGCTTCGATATGTATGCTGATTTTGAAGCTCGCGGTCAAGCGTTTAGGCAAGCTGTACGGGAGATCTTGTCATGTTGA
- the mraY gene encoding phospho-N-acetylmuramoyl-pentapeptide-transferase: MLLYVTDYLARFDSGFHVFQYLTLRAILGVLTALVISFVVGPPMIRRLKFVGQPVRSNGPTTHLCKAGTPTMGGALILVAIAAATLLWADLSNRYIWVVLVVTLLFGGVGFVDDYKKLLAKDSRGLTSRYKYFWQSVIALGVALFLYFTASVAAETELIVPFFKDVAVNLGGYYVLLTYFVVVGSSNAVNLTDGLDGLAVLPTVLVGGALGIFAYAAGHSGFAQYLGIPYIPEAGELVVFCGALVGAGLGFLWFNAYPAQVFMGDIGALALGAALGILAVLVRQELVLFIMGGVFVVETVSVMLQVASYKLTGRRIFRMAPLHHHFEIKGWPEPRVIVRFWIITVILVLIGLATLKIR, translated from the coding sequence ATGTTACTATATGTGACCGACTATCTTGCTCGCTTCGATAGCGGCTTTCATGTATTTCAATACCTGACCTTGCGGGCTATCTTGGGCGTGTTGACCGCTTTGGTGATCTCTTTTGTCGTAGGGCCGCCCATGATTCGCCGTTTGAAATTTGTGGGCCAGCCGGTGCGCTCAAACGGACCCACTACTCATCTTTGTAAAGCAGGGACTCCAACGATGGGGGGAGCCCTTATCCTGGTGGCTATTGCCGCGGCAACATTATTGTGGGCAGATTTGAGCAACCGCTACATTTGGGTGGTGTTGGTGGTAACCCTCCTGTTCGGAGGGGTGGGATTTGTGGATGATTACAAGAAGCTGCTTGCTAAGGATTCTCGGGGATTAACGAGCCGGTACAAGTATTTCTGGCAGTCTGTGATTGCCTTGGGAGTTGCCCTGTTTTTGTATTTTACCGCCTCGGTGGCGGCGGAGACCGAGCTGATCGTTCCCTTCTTTAAAGACGTTGCGGTGAATTTGGGGGGCTATTATGTTCTGCTGACCTACTTTGTGGTAGTCGGTAGCAGCAATGCGGTTAACCTCACGGATGGCCTGGATGGGTTGGCTGTACTGCCTACCGTGCTGGTAGGGGGCGCCTTGGGGATCTTTGCTTATGCTGCGGGGCATAGCGGATTTGCTCAGTATTTAGGGATTCCCTACATTCCAGAGGCAGGAGAGTTAGTCGTATTTTGTGGTGCCCTGGTGGGCGCTGGGTTAGGGTTTCTTTGGTTCAACGCTTATCCGGCTCAAGTGTTTATGGGGGATATCGGCGCCTTAGCCTTAGGTGCTGCCTTGGGCATACTGGCAGTTCTAGTACGGCAAGAGCTAGTGCTTTTCATTATGGGAGGGGTGTTTGTTGTTGAGACGGTGTCCGTCATGCTGCAAGTGGCTTCTTACAAGCTAACGGGACGGCGTATTTTTCGTATGGCGCCTTTACACCATCATTTTGAGATTAAGGGCTGGCCGGAGCCTCGAGTGATTGTTCGTTTCTGGATTATTACTGTCATCTTGGTATTGATTGGCTTAGCAACCCTGAAAATTCGCTAA
- a CDS encoding UDP-N-acetylmuramoyl-tripeptide--D-alanyl-D-alanine ligase, with the protein MARGFAMSLRELTSAVQGRLQGANVAASGVSTDTRSLVPGSLFVALRGERFDGHAFIAQAREKGASAALLEQAINDPLPQIEVADARIALGQLAACWRQRFVRPIVAVTGSNGKTTVKEMIASVLGWREPVLATRGNLNNDIGVPLTLLELDTSHRFAVIEMGANRPGEIEYLSRLTRPQVALITNAGPAHLDGFGDLKGVARAKGEIFQGMGSEGVAILNADDPCFSYWRDLAGELPVIGFGLSKSAEVTARHVVASTGSSCFTLITPAGKAKIQLPLPGRHNVLNALAASAATIALGVDRQHLSASLAALSSVPGRLQIRRGIGGMRLLDDTYNANPASFQAALELLAKFPGERALVLGDFAELGEEAASLHRIMGKQARAAGVNRLYTLGRLGAFAAEAFGRGALHFLEQRSLLEVLQEELHPNITLLVKGSRCMRMEQIVAVLSSSGESG; encoded by the coding sequence ATGGCGCGGGGATTCGCCATGAGTCTGAGAGAACTAACTTCTGCAGTTCAGGGGCGGTTGCAGGGGGCAAATGTTGCTGCGAGCGGGGTGAGTACTGATACTCGTTCCTTAGTGCCTGGGTCCTTGTTTGTAGCGTTGAGAGGGGAGCGTTTTGATGGCCATGCCTTTATCGCCCAAGCGCGGGAAAAAGGGGCAAGTGCTGCCCTGTTAGAACAAGCGATTAATGATCCGCTACCCCAGATTGAGGTTGCAGATGCCCGAATCGCCTTAGGTCAGTTAGCAGCCTGCTGGCGCCAGCGTTTTGTCCGTCCCATCGTAGCGGTGACCGGCAGCAATGGTAAAACCACAGTTAAGGAGATGATAGCCTCGGTCCTAGGCTGGAGGGAGCCTGTATTGGCGACCCGAGGTAATCTTAATAACGATATCGGTGTTCCTTTGACCTTGTTGGAGCTCGATACAAGTCATCGTTTTGCTGTAATCGAGATGGGTGCTAACCGGCCTGGCGAGATTGAATATTTGAGTCGTTTGACGCGTCCTCAGGTGGCCCTCATTACCAATGCGGGGCCAGCCCATTTAGATGGATTTGGCGATCTCAAGGGAGTGGCTCGCGCTAAGGGGGAAATTTTCCAGGGGATGGGCTCAGAAGGCGTTGCCATTCTTAATGCCGATGACCCTTGTTTTAGCTATTGGCGAGATTTGGCAGGCGAGCTGCCGGTGATAGGGTTTGGTTTAAGCAAATCCGCGGAAGTAACGGCCCGTCATGTAGTGGCTTCTACTGGGAGTAGCTGTTTCACCCTCATTACTCCTGCCGGCAAGGCTAAGATTCAGTTACCCTTGCCTGGACGGCATAATGTTCTTAATGCCCTTGCGGCAAGCGCCGCTACCATTGCCCTGGGAGTGGACCGGCAGCATCTGAGCGCTTCTCTGGCAGCTTTGTCCTCTGTTCCAGGCCGGTTGCAGATCCGCCGGGGAATCGGTGGGATGCGGCTGCTTGACGACACTTACAATGCCAACCCTGCCTCTTTTCAAGCAGCCTTGGAATTGCTCGCCAAATTTCCTGGAGAACGTGCCCTGGTGCTGGGCGATTTTGCCGAACTTGGAGAAGAAGCGGCCTCTTTGCATCGAATCATGGGAAAACAGGCTCGGGCAGCGGGTGTGAACAGACTTTATACCCTGGGTCGTCTGGGTGCTTTTGCGGCGGAAGCTTTTGGGCGGGGGGCATTGCATTTTTTAGAGCAGCGGTCCTTACTGGAGGTTTTGCAAGAGGAGTTGCATCCTAATATCACCCTGCTGGTAAAGGGCTCCCGCTGTATGCGTATGGAGCAAATAGTCGCGGTTTTGAGCAGCAGCGGGGAGAGCGGTTAG
- a CDS encoding UDP-N-acetylmuramoyl-L-alanyl-D-glutamate--2,6-diaminopimelate ligase, whose amino-acid sequence METAARERGAMVAASRDRSCCLSDLLAEWVSIGAVQERRISSLSLDSRRVAPGALFFACQGTQRSGHGHIGAAVDQGAAAIVYDPVIPVSPAIQTRLQVQNIPLIPLPDLGARVGIIADRFYLRPSRQVCVLGVTGTNGKTSVSHFLAQALHRQGIPCGLVGTLGKGLVGTLQPSPLTTPDAVTVQEQLAAMAAARIRYTVLEVSSHALEQGRVNGVVFNTAIFTNLSREHLDYHGDMVRYEAAKFRLFNQPELRHAVINIDDVAGRAFLANLPSEVAAISYGITNPQANLWASELHCDRYGIAMTVQSAWGEGQLTCSLLGRFNAYNLLAALGGLLVVGMPFTEALQRLSQVRAVAGRMEAFGEKEGEPLLVVDYAHTPDALEQVLCSLQMHLGPGGRLWCVFGCGGDRDRGKRPLMGAAAERLADFVILTDDNPRDEDPIQIIIDILSGIHNPDRVYQFRSRSEAIIRATQLAGPEDIVLIAGKGHEEYQQIGAEQRPFSDREQVQEALRQRRGGLR is encoded by the coding sequence ATGGAAACGGCAGCAAGAGAGCGTGGAGCAATGGTGGCGGCATCCAGGGATCGAAGCTGCTGTTTAAGTGATTTGCTGGCAGAATGGGTGTCCATTGGGGCAGTTCAGGAACGGCGGATTAGTAGCTTATCTCTGGATAGTCGTCGGGTTGCTCCCGGAGCGCTGTTTTTTGCCTGCCAGGGGACACAACGGTCAGGCCATGGCCATATCGGTGCCGCTGTGGATCAAGGTGCCGCTGCGATTGTTTATGATCCGGTAATTCCCGTTTCTCCAGCAATCCAAACGCGGTTACAGGTCCAAAATATACCATTAATCCCTTTACCTGATTTAGGCGCCAGGGTAGGAATAATAGCCGATCGTTTTTACCTTCGGCCGTCACGGCAGGTTTGTGTGTTGGGGGTTACGGGAACCAATGGCAAGACCTCGGTTAGCCATTTTTTAGCTCAAGCGCTTCACCGGCAAGGGATTCCTTGTGGTTTGGTGGGAACCCTGGGCAAGGGGCTGGTGGGCACGCTCCAACCTAGCCCCCTCACCACCCCGGATGCGGTGACTGTGCAGGAACAATTGGCGGCCATGGCGGCGGCAAGGATCCGTTATACGGTGTTGGAAGTCTCTTCCCATGCCCTGGAACAGGGGCGGGTCAATGGGGTGGTTTTTAATACTGCTATTTTTACCAACCTAAGCCGCGAACATCTTGACTATCACGGTGATATGGTCCGCTATGAAGCCGCCAAATTTCGCCTCTTTAACCAGCCTGAACTACGCCATGCCGTTATTAATATAGACGATGTCGCAGGCCGTGCTTTTTTAGCGAATCTTCCTTCTGAGGTAGCGGCCATTAGCTACGGAATAACGAATCCTCAAGCTAATCTTTGGGCCAGTGAACTTCATTGTGACCGTTATGGTATTGCCATGACGGTTCAAAGTGCTTGGGGTGAAGGGCAATTAACGTGCTCTCTGCTGGGCCGATTTAATGCTTATAATTTGCTGGCCGCTCTTGGTGGATTGCTGGTGGTTGGGATGCCCTTTACCGAGGCGTTGCAGCGGCTTTCCCAGGTTCGGGCAGTGGCCGGGCGTATGGAGGCTTTTGGCGAGAAGGAAGGTGAACCTTTATTGGTAGTGGACTATGCCCATACCCCGGACGCTCTGGAACAAGTTTTGTGCTCCTTACAGATGCATTTGGGTCCAGGAGGCCGGTTATGGTGTGTGTTTGGTTGTGGCGGGGATCGAGATCGCGGTAAACGTCCTTTAATGGGGGCGGCAGCTGAGCGTCTGGCTGATTTTGTGATACTGACGGACGATAATCCCCGGGATGAGGATCCCATCCAAATTATCATAGATATTCTCTCCGGCATTCATAATCCAGATAGGGTTTACCAGTTTAGGAGCCGGTCTGAAGCAATCATCCGTGCTACCCAATTAGCTGGACCTGAGGACATCGTACTCATTGCTGGAAAAGGGCACGAGGAATATCAACAGATCGGCGCTGAGCAGCGCCCCTTCAGTGATCGGGAGCAGGTGCAAGAAGCTTTGCGGCAGCGGCGAGGAGGGTTGCGCTGA
- a CDS encoding peptidoglycan D,D-transpeptidase FtsI family protein — MVSRRGHDKDYPGRLGVVGLVFAVAVAGLAWRLIELQVLDCDFLRGEGEARHLRVVKMPAHRGIITDRHGEPLAVSTPVASIWFNPQLLGKAREQWRALAKAAGVSMAHLEKRIKEGGEREFVYLNRWVEPDVAQRVQALDIPGVNLQSEYRRYYPAGPVAAHVVGFTNIDDRGQEGLELAFDETLRGIPGKKRVIQDSRGRVVEDVENLRVPRPGRDLRLSIDLRLQYLAYRELKTAVQAHNARAGSLVILDVGTGEVLAMVNQPSYNPNDRSQLKSHLYRNRAVTDLFEPGSTIKPFTIGIALESGKYYPHTPIDTAPGYFRVGRYTIRDIRNYGRIDVSTVIKKSSNVGASKIALSLDPQRLWQGFSQAGLGASTASGFPGEAEGHLPNPRFFPFREIEQATLAFGYGLSVTPLQLARAYAALGAGGELKPVSFLYREQAIKGRQVWSEGIAPAVLSMLEEVISDGGTGERAYVPSYRVAGKTGTVKKATRGGYAKERYLAVFAGLIPASHPRLAAVVLIDEPQGKYYGGQVAAPVFSQVMIGAMRLLNIAPDNLPPLRLAERENSG, encoded by the coding sequence ATGGTAAGCCGACGAGGACACGATAAGGATTATCCTGGCCGCTTAGGGGTCGTAGGGCTTGTTTTTGCCGTGGCCGTTGCTGGGCTGGCTTGGCGCCTCATCGAGTTGCAAGTGCTCGACTGCGATTTCCTGCGAGGGGAAGGAGAAGCCCGTCACCTTCGGGTTGTGAAGATGCCTGCTCATCGGGGCATCATTACTGATCGTCATGGGGAGCCTTTGGCCGTGAGCACACCCGTGGCTTCGATATGGTTCAATCCTCAACTGTTAGGTAAGGCTAGGGAACAATGGCGCGCACTGGCAAAAGCAGCAGGCGTTTCCATGGCCCATCTGGAAAAACGGATAAAAGAAGGAGGTGAGCGGGAGTTTGTGTACCTGAATCGCTGGGTCGAACCCGATGTGGCCCAGCGAGTACAAGCTCTGGATATCCCCGGCGTTAATCTCCAATCGGAATACCGGCGCTATTATCCTGCGGGTCCAGTAGCGGCCCATGTGGTGGGGTTTACCAATATTGATGATCGGGGCCAGGAGGGCCTGGAGTTGGCTTTTGATGAGACCCTGCGAGGAATTCCGGGTAAAAAGCGGGTTATCCAGGATAGCCGTGGGCGGGTAGTGGAGGATGTGGAGAATCTGAGAGTCCCGCGGCCGGGACGAGATCTGCGCTTAAGTATTGACCTGCGGCTTCAGTATTTAGCTTATCGGGAACTTAAAACGGCGGTTCAGGCCCATAATGCCCGCGCTGGTTCATTGGTGATTCTGGATGTTGGCACCGGTGAAGTTTTAGCGATGGTGAATCAGCCTTCTTACAATCCCAATGATCGTTCTCAGCTGAAAAGCCATTTATATCGTAATCGGGCAGTTACGGATTTATTTGAACCCGGTTCTACTATCAAGCCTTTCACGATAGGGATAGCGCTGGAGTCGGGAAAGTATTATCCCCATACCCCTATTGATACAGCACCCGGTTACTTCCGGGTAGGACGTTATACCATTCGTGATATTCGTAATTATGGTCGCATTGACGTCAGCACAGTGATTAAAAAATCAAGCAATGTAGGCGCAAGTAAAATTGCCTTAAGCCTCGATCCGCAGCGTCTCTGGCAGGGTTTTTCCCAAGCGGGGCTAGGGGCTTCAACAGCCAGTGGATTTCCTGGCGAAGCGGAAGGCCATTTGCCTAATCCTCGTTTTTTTCCTTTTCGGGAAATTGAGCAAGCCACGCTGGCTTTTGGCTACGGCCTTTCGGTAACCCCGCTGCAGTTAGCTCGGGCTTACGCAGCTTTAGGGGCGGGAGGTGAGCTAAAGCCAGTCAGCTTCCTTTATCGAGAACAGGCCATAAAGGGGCGTCAGGTGTGGTCTGAGGGCATTGCGCCTGCAGTGTTGTCTATGCTTGAAGAGGTGATTAGTGATGGTGGCACGGGAGAGCGAGCCTATGTTCCTAGCTACCGGGTGGCGGGTAAGACAGGTACGGTGAAAAAAGCGACTCGGGGCGGATATGCCAAGGAAAGGTATCTTGCCGTATTTGCCGGTCTTATCCCCGCCAGCCATCCCCGTTTAGCGGCAGTGGTGCTGATCGATGAACCCCAGGGGAAATACTATGGGGGACAAGTGGCGGCTCCGGTTTTTTCTCAAGTGATGATCGGGGCAATGCGATTGCTGAACATTGCACCGGACAATTTGCCTCCCCTGCGTTTAGCGGAGCGGGAAAATAGCGGGTAA